The following are from one region of the Rhizobium sullae genome:
- a CDS encoding sulfotransferase family 2 domain-containing protein, protein MKVPRNIFESLVSNAGLPMIFVHTPKCGGSFVGQAFGQRLTRCPTLRWPEAKGHKTYLEYREIFGKRGVHLSDFVIFTVIRNPWDWHLSWYNYVSKDTNGTKSGMRLEHEQIRNLTFSEYTKWLEDQQQPRSPNDYARRQVSDWIIDENGDVAVNEILRQEALQDELSALKRKYGLYINIPTGKRVNASRQTDDYRKAYTTEDAERIARRHSRDLTLFGYRFE, encoded by the coding sequence ATGAAAGTACCACGGAACATTTTTGAAAGCCTCGTCTCAAACGCGGGATTGCCAATGATCTTTGTTCACACTCCCAAGTGTGGAGGAAGCTTTGTCGGCCAGGCATTTGGTCAGCGGCTAACGCGTTGCCCGACCTTACGATGGCCAGAAGCAAAGGGGCATAAAACTTACCTGGAATATCGGGAAATCTTCGGCAAAAGAGGCGTGCATCTCTCGGACTTTGTCATTTTCACGGTGATCCGCAACCCATGGGACTGGCACCTATCCTGGTACAACTACGTATCAAAGGACACGAATGGAACGAAGTCGGGGATGCGACTGGAGCACGAGCAGATCAGGAACCTTACATTTTCAGAATATACCAAGTGGTTAGAAGACCAGCAGCAGCCAAGATCTCCGAACGACTACGCACGGCGGCAAGTCAGCGATTGGATCATTGACGAAAACGGAGATGTTGCGGTCAATGAAATTCTCCGTCAGGAGGCGTTGCAGGATGAATTGTCGGCACTTAAACGGAAGTACGGCTTATACATAAACATTCCAACGGGGAAGCGCGTCAACGCCTCGCGCCAGACCGATGATTATCGAAAAGCCTACACTACGGAAGATGCCGAACGAATAGCGCGCCGCCATTCACGCGATCTTACCCTCTTCGGCTATCGTTTTGAGTAG
- a CDS encoding FkbM family methyltransferase — MGIRSGIVNALLKSDRVVTDCSSQEEIAATLRLLRPALTGLDFVRIGGFGDGGYLVPNDLAGIKYCFSPGVSEVADFEEQLASDFGIYSFLADASVDAPPADNSFFDFEKKFLGCRDQAEFMKLSTWMEKKIPAGDAGDLILQMDIEGSEYDVFIDSSIETLRRFRIMVVEFHGMDMMFHAKSLKFLKAIFEKLAGEFVVAHIHPNNCKTAVQRFGISVPPVMEVTFLRKDRVKPVRDGDVLLFPHELDRKNVPSKEDVILPDIWWKQVP, encoded by the coding sequence ATGGGCATTCGATCAGGTATCGTAAACGCTCTTTTGAAGAGCGATCGAGTTGTAACAGATTGTTCTTCTCAGGAAGAGATCGCAGCCACATTGCGGCTGCTCCGCCCTGCCCTCACCGGATTGGATTTCGTTCGGATCGGAGGTTTTGGCGATGGGGGATATCTCGTGCCAAACGATCTTGCGGGCATAAAATATTGTTTTTCGCCCGGCGTATCGGAAGTAGCCGATTTCGAAGAACAGCTGGCCTCAGATTTTGGGATTTACTCGTTTCTCGCGGATGCGAGCGTGGACGCTCCGCCGGCCGACAACTCTTTCTTTGACTTTGAAAAGAAATTTCTAGGCTGCAGAGACCAAGCTGAGTTTATGAAGCTGTCCACTTGGATGGAAAAGAAGATCCCGGCTGGAGATGCCGGCGATCTGATTCTTCAAATGGATATCGAAGGCTCGGAGTACGATGTGTTTATCGATTCATCGATTGAAACACTGCGAAGGTTCCGGATTATGGTCGTGGAGTTTCATGGAATGGACATGATGTTTCACGCCAAATCTCTCAAATTTCTCAAGGCAATATTTGAAAAACTGGCCGGCGAGTTCGTCGTTGCCCATATTCATCCCAACAACTGCAAGACGGCTGTGCAACGCTTCGGAATTAGCGTTCCTCCCGTCATGGAAGTCACGTTCTTGCGAAAAGATAGGGTGAAGCCCGTCCGCGATGGCGACGTCCTTCTATTCCCGCATGAACTCGACAGGAAGAACGTACCGTCCAAGGAGGACGTCATTCTCCCGGACATTTGGTGGAAGCAAGTGCCCTAA
- a CDS encoding DUF268 domain-containing protein: MNERKPERHIDVGSRIDGFVAHVASFREIEVFDFQPLPLKAHPNIVFTQADLMNDAGTEITDSLSCLHALEHFGLGRYNDPIDVNGHIKGVANLVRMVKPGGVFYLGVPISDRDEVRFNSERAFHPESVVNFEPIKSHMTLQRFDYVDDADGGLVVNADIKSTVAKRIKGCGIYTFIKTA, from the coding sequence GTGAACGAGAGGAAGCCGGAACGGCACATTGACGTAGGATCCCGCATCGATGGGTTCGTGGCGCATGTCGCGTCGTTCCGCGAGATCGAGGTATTCGACTTCCAGCCACTGCCGCTCAAAGCGCACCCGAACATTGTCTTTACGCAAGCCGACCTGATGAACGATGCCGGGACAGAAATCACCGACTCGCTATCATGCCTGCACGCACTGGAACACTTCGGCCTTGGCCGATACAACGATCCGATCGATGTGAACGGTCATATCAAGGGCGTTGCCAATCTTGTTCGGATGGTGAAGCCCGGTGGCGTATTTTATCTCGGTGTCCCGATTTCGGATCGGGATGAGGTTCGTTTCAATAGCGAACGCGCTTTCCACCCCGAAAGCGTTGTGAACTTCGAACCAATCAAGTCTCACATGACGCTGCAGCGCTTCGATTATGTCGATGATGCCGACGGCGGCCTGGTCGTCAACGCCGATATCAAGTCTACCGTTGCAAAGCGCATCAAAGGCTGCGGCATCTATACCTTCATAAAGACGGCCTAG
- a CDS encoding glycosyltransferase family 2 protein has protein sequence MSICIPAYKPDFFELALKSAIAQSFADTEIIVSDDCPTDAIEKICERYSGVVHYSRNPNPAEYKNVIRLAGLANGEYIKYLFDDDVLNPFCIQYLLQALEATRDRGTRLAFSPRYFIDEKNQVTNLGNGLMVESSLKVIEGRDFIRITAVKHHNLLGEFSSVLLRTADCFDEAGRFSLFKVVDGIISGPLDLSSWVGLSLKGAIVGHPMPLSYFRQHSNSQSNPATNRYFIYSIIYYEEVLELAIANGFLQPLDLPIAYRNLINHYSYWRESFPELDERIARISTFL, from the coding sequence GTGTCGATCTGCATCCCGGCCTACAAGCCTGATTTCTTTGAACTCGCCTTGAAGAGCGCCATCGCACAAAGCTTCGCTGATACGGAAATCATCGTGTCGGACGATTGCCCAACAGATGCAATCGAGAAAATCTGCGAGAGATACTCGGGCGTTGTCCACTACAGCCGCAATCCGAATCCTGCCGAATACAAAAACGTCATACGGCTCGCTGGGCTCGCCAACGGCGAGTACATCAAATATCTCTTCGACGACGATGTCCTTAATCCTTTCTGCATCCAATACCTGCTCCAGGCGCTCGAGGCGACGCGGGACAGAGGAACGAGACTCGCCTTCTCGCCGCGCTATTTCATCGACGAGAAAAACCAGGTGACGAATCTGGGCAACGGGTTGATGGTCGAAAGTTCCCTCAAGGTGATCGAGGGCCGAGATTTCATACGCATCACAGCCGTCAAACATCATAATCTGCTTGGCGAGTTCTCGTCGGTGCTGTTGAGAACAGCCGATTGCTTCGATGAAGCCGGCCGTTTCAGTCTATTCAAGGTCGTCGACGGCATCATTTCGGGGCCGCTCGATCTTTCGTCCTGGGTTGGGCTCTCCCTTAAGGGAGCGATCGTTGGTCATCCCATGCCCCTCTCCTACTTCCGCCAACACTCCAATTCGCAATCCAATCCGGCGACCAACCGCTATTTCATCTATTCCATCATCTATTACGAGGAAGTGCTCGAGCTTGCGATCGCGAACGGCTTCCTGCAGCCCCTCGACCTGCCAATCGCCTATCGCAACCTCATTAATCACTACTCCTACTGGAGAGAATCGTTCCCGGAACTGGACGAACGGATCGCCCGCATCAGCACGTTTCTCTGA
- a CDS encoding class I SAM-dependent methyltransferase has translation MQKVIDSAAALRSAVAAKSGIHELKLRALLELGNELKVATEYTANLPPIEIGSITLVDQVVLVLLAKIVNPRKIIEIGTYKGFTTRLFIENTPEGCDVVSIDLPKGLTAHLAETDERSALSSAEQNDDYLRKRQEIDGEIYLASITEAQRKRLTLVKEDSTKINFKEAFQSAEMIFIDGGHEHQIVRADTENAFGIVKSGVIVWHDYSSKIHGDVTEYLAEFSKSRAVFHVANSLVAFALVNFEL, from the coding sequence ATGCAGAAGGTTATTGATAGCGCTGCGGCACTGAGATCGGCGGTTGCGGCGAAATCGGGCATTCACGAGCTGAAGCTGCGTGCGCTGCTGGAACTCGGCAACGAATTGAAAGTCGCGACGGAATACACCGCCAATTTGCCCCCGATCGAAATCGGCAGCATCACGCTTGTCGACCAGGTTGTCCTGGTGCTGCTCGCCAAGATCGTGAATCCCCGGAAGATCATCGAAATTGGCACTTACAAGGGGTTCACAACCCGGCTGTTCATCGAAAATACGCCGGAAGGCTGCGACGTGGTGTCCATCGATCTGCCCAAAGGCCTGACGGCGCATCTCGCCGAGACAGATGAACGCAGCGCCTTGTCGTCTGCCGAGCAGAATGACGATTATCTCCGCAAGCGCCAGGAGATCGACGGGGAAATCTATCTTGCATCGATCACCGAGGCGCAAAGAAAACGCCTGACGCTCGTCAAGGAAGACTCAACGAAGATCAATTTCAAGGAAGCCTTCCAGTCAGCCGAGATGATCTTCATCGATGGCGGGCATGAGCACCAGATCGTGCGGGCAGACACGGAAAATGCATTCGGCATTGTCAAGAGTGGCGTCATCGTCTGGCATGACTACAGTTCCAAGATCCACGGCGACGTCACCGAATACCTGGCGGAATTCTCAAAATCACGGGCAGTCTTCCATGTAGCAAACAGCCTTGTGGCTTTTGCGCTGGTCAATTTCGAGCTCTGA
- a CDS encoding fatty acid desaturase family protein: MSANEIKIGSLLTKDEFRELTASDDRIAYTHLVLRLGIHAGLLFAMVRAWEGGYPALAFAAFYLNAVLWQFAGYAGIGHELFHKKVFSRKWLNTLFFKLFSYVTWNNPSYFEKSHQFHHTSTFHEDDSEIYRDFPLDLLGAARLILLDYQSLCRRIVYALCNAFGYEAYFGRGIRLKAMPAERGGAQTDAVYMVLLNVVWLGLFLLMTRSPALTLMLFITPFVGQLPNRVLALAQHVGLEDHKDESALLFSRTVNLPAPVAFFYANMNYHAEHHLLPSVPYYNLPKLHDILNAKLKTEREEKEFSYLFTRDFWSSVGTSARLEVVAVTE; the protein is encoded by the coding sequence ATGAGTGCGAACGAGATCAAGATCGGCAGTCTGCTGACAAAGGACGAGTTCCGGGAGCTCACGGCGTCGGACGACCGGATCGCCTATACCCATCTCGTGCTCAGGCTCGGCATCCACGCGGGACTGCTCTTCGCGATGGTCCGCGCATGGGAAGGCGGCTATCCGGCGCTTGCTTTCGCAGCCTTTTATCTGAACGCCGTCCTGTGGCAGTTCGCCGGTTATGCCGGCATCGGCCATGAGCTGTTTCACAAGAAGGTCTTCAGCAGGAAATGGCTGAACACTCTGTTCTTCAAGCTGTTTTCCTATGTGACCTGGAACAATCCGAGCTACTTCGAAAAGAGCCATCAGTTCCACCACACTTCCACTTTCCATGAGGATGACAGCGAAATCTATCGCGATTTTCCGCTCGATTTATTGGGCGCAGCACGTCTGATCCTGCTTGATTATCAGAGCCTTTGCAGACGAATTGTCTATGCGCTTTGCAATGCCTTCGGCTACGAGGCCTATTTTGGCAGGGGCATCCGGTTGAAGGCAATGCCCGCCGAACGGGGCGGCGCCCAAACCGACGCAGTCTATATGGTTTTGCTCAACGTCGTCTGGCTTGGCCTGTTTCTCCTCATGACCCGCTCACCCGCTCTGACGCTCATGCTTTTCATTACGCCGTTCGTCGGACAACTCCCCAATCGCGTCCTGGCGCTTGCGCAGCACGTTGGTCTTGAGGACCACAAGGACGAAAGCGCGCTTCTCTTTTCAAGAACGGTCAATCTGCCGGCACCGGTTGCATTCTTCTATGCCAACATGAACTACCACGCCGAGCACCACCTGCTGCCGTCGGTGCCTTACTACAATCTGCCCAAGTTGCACGATATCCTGAACGCCAAGCTCAAAACGGAGCGTGAGGAAAAGGAATTCAGCTATCTATTCACTCGCGACTTTTGGAGCTCGGTGGGAACATCGGCAAGGCTGGAAGTCGTCGCCGTGACGGAATGA
- a CDS encoding FkbM family methyltransferase — protein sequence MNEKLPDLIEGERIFFQRVFERQSRATVEIREQWRAETILQRRRRVSSEIYDLLGGVVKYGPLKGLSLAKNNWWGGGDFGSMLLGLYEKEVLDFLFSARADGFESFVDIGAADGYYAIGMLRSGRVKNAICFELSEEGQRTIASNAEANFVSNRIEIFGAADRLFYEKLSHLDLTKVVVLVDAEGAEFEIFDDGSLAALREATIVIEIHNWVEDFWEKYTRFLTSASALFNVEFIAPAVRDLTQFPELNDFTDDNRYLICSEGRPNVMRFMVLTPKA from the coding sequence ATGAATGAAAAACTGCCTGACTTGATCGAAGGCGAGCGTATCTTCTTCCAAAGGGTGTTCGAAAGGCAGTCCCGCGCGACAGTGGAGATACGGGAGCAATGGCGCGCGGAAACGATTCTGCAGCGGAGAAGGCGCGTGTCGTCGGAGATCTACGACCTGCTTGGCGGGGTTGTAAAATATGGCCCGTTGAAGGGGCTTTCGCTGGCGAAGAACAACTGGTGGGGTGGCGGCGACTTCGGCTCGATGCTGCTAGGCCTCTATGAAAAGGAAGTGCTGGATTTCCTATTTTCGGCGAGAGCCGACGGCTTCGAGAGCTTCGTTGATATCGGTGCCGCCGATGGATATTACGCGATCGGCATGCTTCGATCGGGCCGAGTGAAAAACGCCATCTGCTTCGAGCTGAGCGAAGAAGGGCAGCGCACCATTGCATCGAATGCCGAGGCGAATTTCGTCTCCAACAGGATCGAAATATTCGGCGCCGCAGACAGGCTGTTTTACGAAAAGCTCAGCCACCTTGACCTGACGAAAGTAGTCGTCCTCGTTGACGCGGAGGGTGCGGAATTCGAAATCTTCGACGACGGCTCTTTGGCGGCTCTGAGAGAGGCGACGATCGTCATAGAGATACACAACTGGGTCGAGGATTTCTGGGAGAAGTACACGCGGTTCCTCACTTCGGCTTCAGCTTTGTTCAATGTCGAATTCATTGCGCCTGCGGTCAGGGACCTCACGCAGTTTCCGGAATTGAACGATTTTACCGACGACAACCGCTACCTCATTTGCTCCGAAGGGCGGCCGAACGTCATGCGCTTCATGGTCTTGACGCCCAAGGCATAA
- a CDS encoding ATP-grasp domain-containing protein produces MTKKALLVGSNFSAVPLLFALKRRGLHISVCGNRPDEPCHAHADQSHFIDYSDPNTLLAVVERGDFDFIVPSGNDVAYMSTTFVAGKLGFPRFDSMETATIIHTKQAFRRFTEQYDIPAPRSVRLQGDAPIETRALRYPLLVKPSDSFSGRGVTKVFDPTELAAAVADAQRNSRSAEIVIEEFIEGSLHSHSAFIKDQEIVFDVFVDEYCTVYPYQVDSSNHPSRLAETVRSKTRAIMARVVKLLGLQDGLLHTQFLSNGHDVWVIECMRRCPGDLFGSLVDQSLGIDYADLVITLLLGEEFSVTPRFDPPLFFGRHTITSDTPSTPFSFSHSIPSSDVRIAQVKTTGKPMNSAPFDKLAILYARFETHDEMLKVVPDFKTFISLQTMQGDLA; encoded by the coding sequence ATGACCAAGAAAGCATTGCTCGTCGGCAGTAACTTCAGCGCAGTTCCCCTTCTCTTCGCTTTGAAACGGCGCGGCCTGCATATTTCCGTTTGCGGAAACCGGCCTGATGAGCCCTGCCATGCGCATGCGGATCAATCGCATTTCATCGACTACAGCGATCCGAACACGCTGCTCGCCGTCGTTGAGAGAGGCGATTTCGACTTCATCGTGCCGTCGGGCAATGATGTCGCCTACATGTCGACCACTTTCGTTGCCGGAAAACTCGGCTTCCCGCGCTTCGATTCGATGGAAACCGCGACCATCATTCACACGAAGCAGGCGTTCCGCCGCTTTACCGAGCAATACGATATCCCTGCCCCGCGCTCGGTGCGCCTCCAGGGCGATGCCCCGATCGAAACCCGGGCGCTGCGTTATCCGCTGCTGGTGAAGCCGAGCGACAGCTTCAGCGGCCGCGGTGTCACGAAGGTTTTCGACCCGACGGAACTTGCCGCCGCCGTCGCCGATGCCCAGCGAAACTCGCGCTCGGCGGAGATTGTCATCGAGGAATTCATCGAAGGTAGCCTGCACAGCCATTCCGCCTTCATCAAGGATCAGGAGATCGTCTTCGACGTCTTCGTCGACGAATATTGCACGGTCTATCCCTACCAGGTCGATTCATCCAACCATCCCTCGCGCCTTGCCGAGACTGTCCGTTCGAAGACGCGGGCCATCATGGCGCGCGTCGTCAAGCTGCTCGGGCTGCAGGACGGCCTGCTCCACACGCAGTTCCTGTCGAACGGCCACGATGTCTGGGTCATCGAATGCATGCGACGCTGCCCGGGCGATCTTTTCGGCTCGCTCGTCGATCAGTCTCTCGGCATCGACTATGCCGACCTCGTCATAACACTGCTACTTGGCGAGGAATTTTCGGTCACGCCACGTTTCGATCCGCCGCTGTTCTTCGGGCGCCACACGATCACCTCGGACACGCCCTCGACGCCGTTTTCCTTCTCGCACTCCATTCCGTCATCCGATGTCCGCATCGCGCAGGTCAAGACCACCGGCAAGCCGATGAATTCGGCGCCGTTCGACAAGCTCGCCATTCTCTACGCGCGCTTCGAGACGCACGACGAGATGCTGAAAGTGGTGCCGGATTTCAAAACGTTCATTTCGCTCCAAACGATGCAAGGAGATCTCGCATGA
- a CDS encoding Gfo/Idh/MocA family protein yields the protein MTRSSQGVPEKLRLAFLGGAVNSAVGRAHRDAIELDQKFDLVTGCFSRHDDINRETARQYRILSERCHADFDTLLAREAGNIDALVVLTPTQQHTKQVVAALEAGIAVISEKALAGSSAETRMIGSARRNGAFLAVTYNYTGYPMLREIRSMVEHGIFGELQQIHIEMPQETFLRFRSDGTPMTPQQWRLHDGIVPTVSLDLGVHVHSLLQFLTQREPEEVCATSQSFGNFPQVIDNVQALVRCAGGLHCSMWYGKTALGQRNGLRVRLYGSKASIEWHQEAPEFANFYDHNGRKQILDRASPDIMIANDARYERFKAGHPSGFIEAFANYYADLADALLQRKANAARLPHPYVLGLEEAEEGLRLLEAIECSRLENRWVEVEPQNMHRPARERIEIRAPQLAL from the coding sequence ATGACCCGCTCGAGCCAGGGAGTACCGGAGAAGCTGCGTCTTGCTTTTCTAGGCGGTGCCGTCAATTCCGCCGTGGGCCGCGCTCATCGCGATGCGATCGAGCTTGATCAGAAATTTGACCTCGTCACCGGCTGCTTCAGCCGCCACGACGACATCAATCGCGAAACGGCACGGCAGTACCGCATATTGTCGGAACGCTGCCATGCCGATTTCGATACCCTGCTTGCAAGAGAAGCCGGCAATATCGACGCACTCGTCGTGCTCACGCCGACGCAGCAGCACACGAAGCAGGTTGTTGCTGCGCTCGAGGCAGGCATCGCGGTGATTTCGGAAAAGGCTCTTGCCGGTTCGAGCGCCGAGACGCGGATGATCGGTAGTGCGCGCAGGAACGGCGCGTTTCTGGCCGTAACCTACAACTACACAGGATACCCCATGCTCCGCGAAATCCGCAGCATGGTCGAGCACGGCATCTTCGGCGAGCTGCAGCAGATCCATATCGAAATGCCGCAGGAAACCTTTCTCCGCTTCCGCAGCGACGGGACACCGATGACGCCGCAGCAGTGGCGCCTGCACGATGGCATCGTGCCGACGGTTTCGCTCGATCTCGGTGTTCATGTGCACTCGCTGCTCCAGTTCCTCACCCAGCGCGAGCCGGAAGAAGTCTGCGCGACCAGCCAGAGCTTCGGCAACTTTCCGCAGGTGATCGACAATGTGCAGGCGTTGGTGCGCTGCGCCGGGGGCCTGCATTGCAGCATGTGGTACGGCAAGACCGCGCTCGGGCAACGCAACGGACTGCGTGTGCGGCTCTATGGTTCCAAGGCATCGATTGAATGGCACCAGGAGGCCCCAGAATTCGCGAATTTCTACGACCATAACGGCCGCAAGCAGATCCTCGATCGCGCCAGCCCGGACATCATGATCGCCAACGATGCACGCTATGAGCGCTTCAAGGCAGGCCATCCGTCGGGCTTCATCGAAGCCTTCGCCAATTATTATGCCGACCTTGCCGATGCTCTGCTGCAACGCAAGGCCAATGCTGCACGCCTGCCCCATCCCTATGTCCTTGGACTTGAGGAAGCCGAAGAGGGGCTGCGGCTACTGGAGGCGATCGAATGCTCGCGGCTTGAAAACCGCTGGGTCGAGGTCGAACCGCAAAACATGCACCGCCCCGCGAGGGAGCGGATCGAAATCCGAGCGCCGCAACTGGCGCTCTGA
- a CDS encoding DegT/DnrJ/EryC1/StrS family aminotransferase — protein MKNEKIYVTKPSLPPLEEFIPSLEAIWNNRILTNGGPFHQQLEQELCNHLGVKHISLFSNATVALLTALQALRVTGEVITTPYSFVATSHSLLWNGLKPVFVDIDPVTLNLDPAKIEAAITQQTTAIMPVHCYGHPCDVDAIQKIADLYNLKVIYDAAHAFAVEDERGSILNHGDLSILSFHATKVFNTFEGGAIICPDAKTKIRIDQLKNFGYVDEVTVVAPGTNGKMSEFNAALGLLQLKYINFALERREVIDRAYRERLCSVSGIECLDRSGETVSNFSYFPILVRPGYPISRDALYERLKEIGIHPRRYFYPLISSFSMYRSLPSAQPSNLPVATEAAQQVLCLPIYPDMEIEIVDKVCGLIVSA, from the coding sequence ATGAAAAACGAGAAGATCTATGTAACGAAGCCCAGCCTGCCGCCGCTCGAAGAATTCATTCCTTCACTGGAAGCGATCTGGAACAACCGCATCCTGACCAATGGCGGGCCATTTCACCAGCAGCTGGAGCAGGAACTCTGCAACCATCTCGGCGTGAAGCATATCAGCCTCTTTTCTAACGCCACTGTGGCGCTGCTGACCGCGCTTCAGGCGCTGCGCGTCACCGGCGAGGTCATCACCACGCCCTATTCTTTCGTGGCCACCTCGCATTCGCTCCTCTGGAACGGCTTGAAGCCTGTCTTCGTCGACATCGACCCAGTGACGCTCAATCTCGATCCAGCAAAAATCGAGGCTGCGATCACGCAGCAGACGACGGCGATCATGCCGGTGCACTGCTACGGCCACCCTTGCGATGTCGATGCGATCCAGAAGATCGCCGATCTTTATAATCTCAAGGTCATCTATGATGCCGCCCATGCCTTCGCCGTGGAGGACGAGCGGGGAAGCATCCTCAATCATGGCGATCTTTCCATCCTGAGCTTCCATGCGACGAAGGTGTTCAACACGTTCGAAGGCGGGGCCATCATCTGCCCGGACGCGAAGACGAAGATCCGCATCGATCAACTCAAGAACTTCGGCTATGTCGATGAAGTGACTGTCGTGGCACCCGGCACGAACGGCAAGATGAGCGAATTCAACGCCGCGCTCGGCCTGCTGCAGCTGAAATACATCAACTTCGCGCTCGAAAGGCGAGAGGTCATCGATCGCGCTTATCGCGAGCGGCTTTGTAGCGTCTCGGGGATCGAATGCCTGGACCGCTCCGGCGAGACCGTCTCCAACTTCTCCTATTTTCCGATCCTGGTACGCCCCGGCTATCCCATCTCGCGCGACGCGCTCTATGAGCGGCTGAAGGAAATCGGCATTCATCCGCGCCGCTATTTCTATCCGCTGATTTCCAGCTTCTCGATGTACCGCAGCCTGCCGTCCGCTCAGCCGTCGAACCTGCCGGTCGCAACCGAAGCCGCCCAGCAGGTGCTGTGCCTGCCGATCTATCCGGACATGGAGATAGAGATCGTCGACAAGGTCTGTGGGCTGATCGTGTCTGCTTAA
- the rfbC gene encoding dTDP-4-dehydrorhamnose 3,5-epimerase, whose product MRLETTAIDGIVAITPPRFGDHRGYFSEVFKDAWFREHVADVAFVQDNESMSAQPGTVRGLHFQMPPFSQGKLVRCIAGRIMDVVVDIRTGSPSFGKWLSQELSPENGMQLWVPPGFAHGFATLEPNSVISYKVTAPYSPQHDRGIAWNDPAIGIRWPVEEQAMVLSDKDKALPRLADVPSHFSYEAKQPKD is encoded by the coding sequence ATGCGTCTTGAAACCACGGCCATTGACGGCATCGTCGCAATCACGCCGCCGCGCTTCGGAGATCACCGCGGCTATTTTTCCGAAGTGTTCAAGGATGCCTGGTTCCGCGAGCACGTGGCCGACGTCGCTTTCGTCCAGGACAATGAATCGATGTCGGCGCAACCCGGCACCGTCCGGGGTCTGCATTTTCAGATGCCGCCTTTCTCCCAGGGCAAGCTGGTGCGCTGCATTGCTGGCCGGATAATGGACGTCGTCGTCGATATCCGCACCGGCTCGCCGAGTTTTGGCAAATGGCTCTCCCAGGAGCTTTCGCCAGAGAACGGCATGCAGCTCTGGGTGCCGCCCGGCTTTGCGCACGGCTTTGCGACGCTCGAGCCCAACAGCGTCATCAGCTACAAGGTGACAGCTCCCTACAGCCCGCAGCACGACCGCGGCATCGCATGGAACGACCCTGCGATCGGCATCCGCTGGCCGGTCGAGGAGCAAGCAATGGTGCTGTCCGACAAGGACAAGGCGCTGCCGCGGCTCGCCGACGTGCCGAGCCATTTTTCCTACGAAGCAAAACAACCCAAGGATTGA
- the rfbB gene encoding dTDP-glucose 4,6-dehydratase, with protein MRILVTGGAGFIGSALVRHLVGEVGAEVLNVDKLTYAGNLASLTSVESAPNYQFLRADICDRAKMQEAFAAFRPDIVMHLAAESHVDRSISGAADFIQTNIVGTFSLLDVARHYWDGLDVAGKNAFRFLHVSTDEVYGSLGDKGLFEEATPYDPSSPYSASKAASDHLAIAWHRTYGLPVVVSNCSNNYGPFHFPEKLIPLMILNALEGKPLPVYGNGANVRDWLYVEDHARALFTIASRGRPGEKYNVGGRNERRNIDVVHRICVILDGVYNDNGPHARLITNVTDRPGHDARYAIDASKLEGELGWKAGETFETGIEKTVHWYLENEWWWRPLRENVYSGERLGVFKGQ; from the coding sequence ATGCGCATATTGGTCACGGGCGGAGCAGGCTTCATCGGATCGGCACTGGTTCGCCATCTCGTCGGCGAGGTCGGTGCCGAGGTGCTGAATGTCGACAAGCTGACCTATGCCGGCAATCTGGCGTCACTGACATCCGTCGAATCGGCGCCGAACTATCAGTTTCTGCGGGCCGACATCTGCGACCGCGCAAAAATGCAGGAGGCATTCGCCGCCTTCCGCCCGGATATCGTCATGCATCTTGCCGCCGAAAGCCATGTCGACCGTTCGATCTCCGGTGCTGCGGATTTCATCCAGACCAACATCGTCGGTACATTCAGCCTGCTGGACGTTGCGCGGCATTATTGGGACGGTCTCGACGTTGCCGGAAAGAACGCCTTTCGCTTCCTGCATGTCTCGACGGACGAGGTGTACGGTTCGCTTGGCGACAAGGGCCTCTTCGAGGAGGCGACACCCTACGATCCGTCCTCGCCCTACTCCGCCTCCAAGGCCGCGAGCGACCATCTGGCGATCGCCTGGCACCGCACCTACGGCCTGCCCGTCGTCGTCTCCAATTGCTCCAATAATTACGGGCCCTTCCATTTCCCGGAAAAGCTCATCCCGTTGATGATCCTGAATGCGCTGGAGGGCAAACCTCTGCCGGTTTACGGCAATGGTGCCAATGTCCGCGATTGGCTCTATGTCGAAGACCATGCCCGCGCGCTCTTCACCATCGCCTCCCGCGGCCGCCCCGGCGAAAAATACAATGTCGGCGGCCGCAACGAACGCCGGAACATCGATGTCGTGCACCGCATCTGCGTCATTCTCGACGGGGTCTACAACGACAACGGCCCGCATGCGCGCCTGATCACCAACGTCACCGACCGGCCTGGACATGACGCACGCTACGCGATCGATGCCTCGAAACTCGAAGGCGAGCTCGGCTGGAAGGCTGGGGAAACTTTCGAAACCGGCATCGAGAAGACCGTGCACTGGTATCTCGAAAACGAATGGTGGTGGCGGCCGCTGCGCGAGAATGTCTATTCCGGCGAACGCCTCGGCGTTTTCAAAGGGCAGTGA